Genomic segment of Oscillatoria salina IIICB1:
CTCTTGAGTATGATGGCAATCCGAGGATTGACCCAAGCACTTACCGATCTCGGCATTGCTTCTGAAGAAATCTTTCGCGGTGAGATTCTACCTGTACTGCATTTTCCTAATCCGGAAGTTCCAGAACAGTAAAGAAGACGACTCTCTCCTGACACTGAATCGCGCGATCGCCGTGTTCCCTTGTCGATCTTAACAAGGAAATGTTTTTGCTTCCCACGCCAAGGCGCTTGACAATCTCCCCAACTTACCCATACTAGCCCAAGCTAAACGCTGATAGGTTCGCAGTATCCTCAAGAGCGACAAACTTCCGAGCAGGGCAAGGGAATGGTACGCTCCTAGCAGCATTAAGTTTTTTTATTCAGTGTCAGGGGAAACTGCTGAATTAGAAATAAACCTTTAAGATCGGAAAATTGTAACTTAGGTAAGATTGGGTATAAACAGGTATTATGAGTTTTCTTCTTTCTTCCTCAGAGCAGGAATTTAAGGTTCTTTCTACTTCAGAACTTTTTTTACGCCATCGTCTTAAGTTAGTCGAAGATTTGTGGGAAGTGGTACTGCGCTCTGAGTGCGGTCAAGAAATGGTCGATTTACTGGGGCAGTTGCGATCGATGTCTTCTCCAGAAGGACAAGCAACCGATCTGCCTCAATCTTCTGTTCCTCAGTTGGTAGAAAGGCTCGATCTCGAAGCTGCTATTCGTGCTAGTCGCGCTTTTGCTCTTTATTTTCAACTGATTAATATCGTTGAAAAACATTATGAACAAAGGGAGCAACGGATTTCCCGACGAAATGCTCATCAAAAATTAACGACGAAGAATGCCAAATTAACTAATGGTAGGGCTGAGCAATCGCCAACTACAAAAGAAGTGGCGCAAGCTAACGAAGCGCTTGGCACTCCTGGGATCGATATGCTCGAAAAAAGTTGGCAGGATAGCAAAGGAGCCAATAAAAAAACCGGAACTTTTGAATGGCTATTTCCTTATCTCTACAAGCTGAATATGCCTCCGGGAAAAATTCAGGAGCTATTAGATAATCTAGACATTCGCTTAGTGTTTACGGCTCATCCAACGGAAATCGTCCGTCACACAATTCGCAACAAACAACGACGTATTGCTCGGATTCTCAAGCGACTCGATCTCGAAGAGGAGCAGTCATTAGAAGATTCTCAAGCATCTAATCAAGAGTTAACTACTTCCTGGGAAACAGACGAAGCAATTCAACAATTGATGGAGGAAATTCGTCTTTGGTGGCGCACTGACGAACTTCATCAGTTTAAACCGACTGTCTTGGATGAGGTGGATTATACTCTTCACTATTTTCAGGAAGTGTTATTTGAAACCATTCCCCAATTGTCGGTATTGCTCAAACAAGCTTTGGGAAATTCTTTTCCTGGTTTGCGTTCCCCGCGCAATAACTTTTGTCAATTTGGTTCTTGGGTAGGTGCAGATCGAGATGGAAACCCTTCGGTAACTCCTCAAGTTACATGGGCAACTGCTTGTTATCAGCGAGAATTGGTACTAGAAAAATATGTCAGGTCGATTAAGAGTTTGACAGATTTATTAAGCTTATCTCTTCATTGGAGCAATGTTCTGCCAGAGTTACTCGATTCTTTAGAGCAAGACAGATTGTTGATGCCGGAAGTTTACGAACGATTGGCAATTCGCTATCGTCACGAACCTTATCGGCTTAAATTAGCTTACATCCAACAGCGATTGGAAAATACTCGCGATCGCAATCGTCGTTTGTCGGAACAAGAACCTCATTTTCCGCAAAAATCGGATCTCAATCCGAAATGCTTTTATGCTTCAGGAAAAGATTTTTTAGCTGAACTGCGCCTGATTCAACGCAATTTAGTGGAAACTAATTTAAGTTGCCGCGATTTGGACAATCTGATTACTCAGGTAGAGATTTATGGCTTTAAACTGGCGCAGCTAGATATGCGTCAAGAATCTTCTCGCCATTCGGAAGCGATCGAGGATATTGCTTGCTATTTGCAACTAATCCACAAACCTTACAATGAGTTGAGTGAATCTGAAAAATCGCTCTGGTTAGCAACAGAATTACAAACTCGTCGCCCTCTAATTCCTGCGGAATTACCTTTTGCGGAGAGAACCTGCGAAGCGATCGCTACTTTCCGGATGCTACGACGACTACAGCAAGAGTTTGGGACGGAAATTTGCCAAACATATATTATCAGCATGAGTGAGGATGTTAGTGACGTTCTGGAGGTGCTGTTATTGGCAAAAGAAGCTGGACTTTACGATCCAGCAACGGGAGTTAGTAGCGTTCGCGTTGTTCCTCTGTTTGAAACGGTGGACGATTTAAAACGCGCACCTAGTGTGATGCGTTCTTTATTTGAATTACCTTTGTATCGAGCTTGTTTGGCGAATGGATACGATGGCGATGGAGAGCAAAAAGCTCCTCTACAACCGGCTAATCTCCAAGAGGTGATGCTGGGTTATTCGGACAGTAACAAGGATTCGGGTTTCCTCAGTAGTAATTGGGAAATTCATAAAGCCCAGAAAGCTTTACAGAAAGTAGCTTCGGAATATGGTGTGAATTTACGGATTTTCCACGGACGCGGTGGTTCGGTGGGACGTGGTGGCGGTCCGGCTTATGAAGCGGTTTTAGCCCAGCCGACAGCGACGATTAACGGGCGGATTAAAATTACTGAGCAAGGAGAGGTTTTAGCTTCTAAATATTCGTTGCCAGATTTAGCGCTGTATAACTTAGAGACAGTCACCACCGCAGTGATTCAGGCTAGCTTATTAGGAAGCGGTTTTGATGATATCGAACCGTGGAAAGAGATTATGGAAGAATTAGCCACGCGATCGCGTTGTGCTTATCGTTCTTTGATTTACGAACAGCCTGATTTTCTCGATTTCTTCCTCTCGGTAACACCAATTCCAGAAATCAGTCAACTGCAAATTAGTTCTCGTCCTGCTCGCCGTAAAAGTGGTAAAAAAGATTTGAGTAGTTTACGTGCTATCCCTTGGGTATTTAGCTGGACTCAAAGTCGTTTTCTTTTACCCGCTTGGTATGGAGTCGGTACTGCACTTCAGGAGTTTCTCAATCAAGAACCTGAAGAAAATTTGAAGCTCCTGCGTTATTTTTATTTCAAGTGGCCCTTCTTTAAAATGGCAATTTCTAAGGTAGAGATGACCTTAGCTAAAGTGGATTTACAAATGGCTAAACACTATGTCCAAGAACTTTCGCCGCCAGAAGATTTAGAGCGTTTTGAGCGCGTTTTTGAGCAAATTGCTGAGGAATATCGCCTCACCAGCGATTTGGTTTTGACAATTTCCGGTCACAAAAAGCTCTTAGATGGCGATCCAGATTTACAGCGATCGGTACAATTACGCAATGGAACCATTGTTCCTTTAGGTTTCTTGCAGGTTTCTTTATTAAAACGGCTTCGTCAGTACACCAAAGAAGCTGCTTCTGGTGTAATTCATTTCCGTTACAGCAAAGATGAGTTATTACGGGGAGCGCTGTTAACTATTAACGGTATCGCTGCGGGAATGCGTAATACTGGTTGATTTAGTTGATGCGAACAACTCGAAAGGGATTTTTGAGTTCCCTTTCGAGCAATCAAAACCTGAAAAGCGCGAGATTCTCAATTATAAACAGGCAAGGTAAAATGAAAACAACTGCCACCTGCCGAAGCAGTATC
This window contains:
- the ppc gene encoding phosphoenolpyruvate carboxylase, giving the protein MSFLLSSSEQEFKVLSTSELFLRHRLKLVEDLWEVVLRSECGQEMVDLLGQLRSMSSPEGQATDLPQSSVPQLVERLDLEAAIRASRAFALYFQLINIVEKHYEQREQRISRRNAHQKLTTKNAKLTNGRAEQSPTTKEVAQANEALGTPGIDMLEKSWQDSKGANKKTGTFEWLFPYLYKLNMPPGKIQELLDNLDIRLVFTAHPTEIVRHTIRNKQRRIARILKRLDLEEEQSLEDSQASNQELTTSWETDEAIQQLMEEIRLWWRTDELHQFKPTVLDEVDYTLHYFQEVLFETIPQLSVLLKQALGNSFPGLRSPRNNFCQFGSWVGADRDGNPSVTPQVTWATACYQRELVLEKYVRSIKSLTDLLSLSLHWSNVLPELLDSLEQDRLLMPEVYERLAIRYRHEPYRLKLAYIQQRLENTRDRNRRLSEQEPHFPQKSDLNPKCFYASGKDFLAELRLIQRNLVETNLSCRDLDNLITQVEIYGFKLAQLDMRQESSRHSEAIEDIACYLQLIHKPYNELSESEKSLWLATELQTRRPLIPAELPFAERTCEAIATFRMLRRLQQEFGTEICQTYIISMSEDVSDVLEVLLLAKEAGLYDPATGVSSVRVVPLFETVDDLKRAPSVMRSLFELPLYRACLANGYDGDGEQKAPLQPANLQEVMLGYSDSNKDSGFLSSNWEIHKAQKALQKVASEYGVNLRIFHGRGGSVGRGGGPAYEAVLAQPTATINGRIKITEQGEVLASKYSLPDLALYNLETVTTAVIQASLLGSGFDDIEPWKEIMEELATRSRCAYRSLIYEQPDFLDFFLSVTPIPEISQLQISSRPARRKSGKKDLSSLRAIPWVFSWTQSRFLLPAWYGVGTALQEFLNQEPEENLKLLRYFYFKWPFFKMAISKVEMTLAKVDLQMAKHYVQELSPPEDLERFERVFEQIAEEYRLTSDLVLTISGHKKLLDGDPDLQRSVQLRNGTIVPLGFLQVSLLKRLRQYTKEAASGVIHFRYSKDELLRGALLTINGIAAGMRNTG